TACCGTTAGGCAAACGGGTTCTCGTCGGCGCTCGGACCGTAAATCGAGGGAATGGGAACGCCGAGCGCGCGCAGGTACACGGTCAACTGACCGCGGTGGTGGTACCAATGGTTGAGCATGACCGATCGCAGGAATGCCACGCGTGGAACGGCAAACAGCTCCTGCTCGCCCCGCATCAGCCGCCACGTCGCCATCAACGCGGCATCGTCCATTCCACCGAGCAGCCGTTTTGCCTTGGTGATGCTCTGGTCGAGCGCCGGTATCAACTCCGACGCGCTCTCGGGGTCCGGATCCGTGAACTGGGGCACCTGGGCCGGTGATTGATTACGGTGCCGGCGAACGTTGCACTGCCCGAGGGCCTCGTGGAGCAGCGCATCGCGGCGGGTCGCTATGCGTGCACTGTGCACATAGGGCCCTACGAACAGTTGGACGCCGCCTGGGCGCGCTTCATGGGCGAGTGGCTGCCCGCGAGCGGACATCGCCTCGGTGCGGAAGCGAGCTACGAAATCTATCGGAACGACCCAACGAAAGTTCCCAAAGATCAGCTCCGCACCGACATGTACATTTCCATCGCATAGATCGCGAGATCGAGAAGACAGAGGAAGGGCAGAAGGTACCCGGTACCTTCGAAAAAGGAGCGGGTACCTTTTCTTACCGGTTTGCCGCCATCCGCGAGCGCGCGCGCGCTTCCTGCTCTCGGATCTCTGGCGTAACCTCCGGACCAAAGTCCGACGCCTCGTGCAGCAGGCGAATCTCACTCTCTCCGTCGCCTGCCACTTTGAGGAAGCGCTTGGTCCACTCGACCGCCTCTTCCTTGGACTGGACCTGGATCACGGCATAGCCGCCGATGATCTCTTTCGTCTCGGTGAACGGACCGTCGGTGACGGTGAAGTTCTCATCAGAAAGTCGGATTCGCGAGCCTCTGGCGCTCGGGTGGCAGCCACCTGTCTCGAGCAGCACGCCGGCCTTTGTCATTTCTTCGATGAGGTTCCCCATCTGGACCATGTGCTCCTGCGTAGGGGGACGACCCTCCTCTGCAGCGGGCTTGTACAAACAGATGAATCGCATTTTGTCTGGTGTCCTTTCGGTTTCTCGTTGGCGGTGAGGTCCCCGCCAGGCGTCGTTCCGGCTGGAATCCGCACTCTACCAACACGTCGAATGACAGGAGGCGAGATCGACAAGCTCGGCAATTATTTCTTAGGCCGCCTCGCCGAGGCGGCCGTAGCGGCGTCGGTGTATCGTCAGCAGTAGGTGTTATGGACGCTGAAACAAATCGCGAGAAGTGGGAGTGGAGCGCAGAGGAGATCCGGCGGATTGGCTATCGCGTCGTCGATATGATTGCCGAGCATCTGACGACCCTCCCGAGCAGGGATGTATTCCGTCCCTTCCCGGAGGCACTGGCTGCGCGCTATCTGGACGGCTCGTCGTGGCCGGAATCGGGCCAGAGCGCAGACGATCTGCTGACGGCGTTTCAGCAGGAGATCGAGCCGTTTCCTCTTGGCAATGGCCATCCCCGCTTCTACGCCTGGGTGAACTCACCGCCGGCAGTAATGGGCGTCTTTGGCGAGGCACTCGCGGCAGCGATGAACCCGAGCTGCGCCGGAGGCAATCATGCTGGCATCTACGTCGAACGACAGGTCATTCACTGGTTCAGGCGTCTGCTCGGCTTTCCCGATGGCAGCATGGGGCTGCTCGTCAGCGGCGGATCGATGGCCGCGCTGACGGCGCTCGCCGTCGCACGTCATGCCAAGTGCGGCTTCGACGTGCGCGCCACAGGTGTGCAGGCCACGCCGTCCCGGCTCCTCTTCTACAAGTCCGGCGAAGGGCACGGATGCAATCAAAAAGCGATAGAGCTGCTCGGCATCGGCAGCGACAATCTCCGCATCGTCGAGCAGGACGAGGCGCAGCGCATGAAGCCCTCAGCGCTCGACGCGGCGATTCGGCGTGACGTGAAGGACGGGAATCGGCCGGTCGCGGTCATCGCCAGCGCGGGAACGGTAAACACGGGCCTCATCGATCCGCTCGATGAAATCGCTGACGTTTGTGAGCGGCACGGGGTCTGGCTCCACG
Above is a window of Luteitalea sp. DNA encoding:
- a CDS encoding aminotransferase class V-fold PLP-dependent enzyme, producing MDAETNREKWEWSAEEIRRIGYRVVDMIAEHLTTLPSRDVFRPFPEALAARYLDGSSWPESGQSADDLLTAFQQEIEPFPLGNGHPRFYAWVNSPPAVMGVFGEALAAAMNPSCAGGNHAGIYVERQVIHWFRRLLGFPDGSMGLLVSGGSMAALTALAVARHAKCGFDVRATGVQATPSRLLFYKSGEGHGCNQKAIELLGIGSDNLRIVEQDEAQRMKPSALDAAIRRDVKDGNRPVAVIASAGTVNTGLIDPLDEIADVCERHGVWLHVDGAYGAPAILSSRHGRELSALARADSVALDPHKWLCVPVEAGLVLVRDGEMMRAAFSLVPPYLRTDGSPTGVGGLPWFSEYGFQQTRGFRALKVWMALRYHGVEGYRRAINGNIALAEQLAAAMREEPELEVREPQSLSVVCFRYVPRGLRKEQDADALDNLNKTLLERLQLGGQVFLSSTVMRSTFWLRACIIHPRTSEADIRSLVEIVKTTGLQLYR